TTCTGTTAAATCAACCTTCTGGAGAAAGAGATTAAAAAGTAAAGATGATGTTGGTATGTTTATTTTCCAAAGGTCCAGCCACACAAAAAACGTGTTTAAGTAGGATCTCATTGTTATTGTAATAAAGTTTCCCAGATAACTCAAATCCCATGTGCAAAATTACATTCTTTAAAGTACATGGATAAGAAACACAAGAGAAGTTTATTTGAGGGTTTGTGGTTGTCACAGtggaaaaatattttcaaaagCAAAGTGTAAGAAACAATTTGTGCTTTAATGctgatacatttttaaataaatttaacACATATAAATTACAGTTACAATGCAATATGTTTCACATATGTGAAACAGGCAACCTTCTGATCATTTTCTAAAGTATTGTTCACTTTATGCATAGCCTGTACATGCAAACAAAATTAAAtattattaaattaaatattgAATAAGCAGTCTAGTGATATCACATGCTTCCATACCTGAGTGATGAAGTGCTCCAGCTTGATGAATTGTTTGGGCCCGTCAAACAGTCCATGAACAATAATGACAGGACGATATGTCATCTCTGCAGCTTCAACAAATGCCATAAATAAAATCATACAACATCTTACATTATTCATTGTTTTCATTGTGTTAGATATTACCACATTTAGCTGACACACTATTATGTCCAAAACTTAACCTGTGCAATCAAGCAATCTTATTAAAATTAGAAGTAATCAAAAAATGGTGATACTGCGATGTGTCAAATGTAATATTGAGCTGGATTGTATTAATAGGCTCAGAACTTCCCTTTTTTATTTTCACTTCAGGTGTTCCGATCACTTCCCTTATCATTCTGAAAAGGTATCACCATAAACTAATGTTTTTAAAATTGGCATTATCACAAATTTCATTTAATCACTAAACCAAACGCGTGAGACATTTCTCTGTTGTATAGCCTGCTACCCATGGATAGAACTGAATGGTTGCACATACAAATTGCAATGAATATGATGACTTCATAATTTGCTGAAAGCTCATATGGAGACCTATGTTTTGACGAGCAGAGACTATATTTGActtcatttatatataaataacttagtgtaaatcatataaaaacaagccacacacacacacacacacacacacacacacacacacacacacacacgcacacacattatgAACAAGATGGGTATGGATACTATTATTTTGATAGGTAGTGGAAGCGTGACCCACCGGAAGTAAATAAAGTAAAGCGGAACGCATGAGTGGCGGATGCTAATGTAAGTTGCTaaattaaatgttttggagatatTATTACGTAGCTTTTTATTGCTTCTCCAAATATAATAGCTGATATTGACATATGTTTATTAGTAGGTCAGATATAAAGTTTAACGTACTGTATATACCAAGCAGGTGAGCAGACTTGGCTAACTAAcagttagctagctggctatAGAGCGTTACAGATGGGGTCAGTCACAGAAGTTCAATCTAGCGACTGTCTGGAGTGTTTTAACTTTATTTATGGTCCTTGGTCACCAGTGGTCTTAGAAATGTGGtttgatttaaatattgtaaTTTAACAGGTAATACGCAGGTCTTGTGTCGCAGCGGTCTCTTCTGCAGTCATAATGGCGAACCTGGAGCAGTGGGTTAGTGACCAGCTCCATGACATCCTGGGGCTGAGCGACAGATATGTGTCCCAGTTCATGATCGGCCTCGCCAAGAAGTCCTCCGGGCCGCAGGATTTTGTGTCTCGGCTGCAACAGACTGGAACGATCGACATTGACCAGAGAGTATCTGCGTTTGCCCAGGAGTTATACAACAAGGTACGGTTTGTTTAGCGACTCGAGACATCACTTTGAGTAATCCTGCTTTACCTTTATGGTTTTTCAATATTACTTTGTCGTATTTCTTGTTCAGGTTCCGAAGAAACAGCCCATTGTGAAACCGGCAAGAGCAATAGAGCTCCAGGCTATAGAGATGGATAGAAAGAACAAAACCTATACTCTTCTGGAGGACAGTGATGGTGATGAAGAGACACCcagagaaaaggagaaagaaaagaaaagcaaaGAGAAGGATagagggaagaagaggaagCATCTCAGACAAAAAAGAGATGAAAGTTCGTCATCGAGCGAGGACGACAGGAAAAACAGGTGCGCTACTGCACACTTGTGTGTTTCGGTGGAGAAAGTCGTGCTTATTGGAAGCTATGGCTGATTTGTTTACATGGTTTCATCTGTTCGCTTCCTTGTTTATTACATTGTCTCATTACATCAGCACCAAGGCAGCCTCCCAAGAGCCAAAGAAAGCAGAGaaagtggaggaagaggaagaggagtgggAGAAGGAGGAACGAGAGAGATTGCAGGATCTGGAAGAGAGGGATGCTTTTGCGGAGAGAGTGAAAAAGAgggataaggagaacaccaggCACATACTTGAACGGAACGACAAAAAGGTAGTGAAAAAGGACAAGCGCTGTCCTCTTTATGGTGATGGTGGGAAGGGCGAGAAAAGCCCAGCAGCTCACTGCAACTTCCCATGTCCTCCTTAGGCATATGAAGAGGCTCAGAAGAGGCTGAAGATGGCTGAAGATGATCAGAAGAAGATGGTAAGACGTCGTCCTCACTTACTATTGCGTCTTAGGTTTGATGGCCTTATTGTGAAGTTCATTTTTGAACAGCGCAGGTCTGTTTCTGGCATGTAGAGGCACTTCCACTCGTCTGCTTGTCCACTTGAGACATATTGACCGCACTTGGCCTGTGCTCCCTCTAAAGTACATGTTGCACGCATCACGCGATGTGAACGTATCCGACAGCATTGGCTCATCGGTCTCCTCCTCCACAGCTGCCAGAGCTACGTAAGCAGTCGCGCTGGGCGTACCTGGCCAAGCGAGAGGAGGAGAAACTGGAGGATCTGGAGGCGGAGATCGTGGATGAGGAGTACCTGTTCTCCAACGAGAAACTCACCGACCGCGAGAGGAAAGACCTGGAGTACAAGAAACAGATCCGAGACCTGGCAAAAGACTACAAGAAAGCCGGAgtgaaggagaaggaggagagaaagaaccGTTATTACATGCCGGAGGAGGTCAGAAGTAAGGTGAGTTATGAGAGTCTGAAGCCAACAGAATTGGGTTCCTTCGTCGGACTGCTGCTGGATCATGTCTCTCTTAACTGGTGTTTCCTgcccttctctctgtccctcacgcCCGGGTCCTCTCAGACTATTCCCCAGAAGGACATGGAGCTGGAGTTTGATGAGCTCCCCCGCGAGGGGGGTGGGGAGCAGGGGcgctgggaggaggcgcgcGTGGCCACGGCCACCCTCCAGTTCGGGGCCcgcgaggagagggagagacgccTGAAGGAGGAGAAAGATAAATACCAACTGGTGCTGGAGGACGAGGAGATGATCAGTTTTGTGACCACTGCCATCACCATGAAGGGGACCCTCGCTGAGAAGGTAGGAGCCCAGATAAAGTCCCTCATTAAAAAGTGTCTACAGTTATCTTCAGTCTTAAGTGTCAGTATCCTCTAATCTTATTGCTCTTCAGCCTAGACTTCATGTGGCCTGCTGCTTATAGCTGGGGTTCCTGATTTTGGTCTTTGAAATCTGCCTTCTTGCATTCAGTTCCAGACCTAATCTAAGGCATCTGATCAAGTTAATTAACACCCGAACATTAAATCAATATGTGTTGGATCTAAACTGTGGAACAGTACAGTGGATTTCAGGCTGTACAGTAGAACTCAAGGGCTGGACTTGGACACCCAGGCGCAGACATATTGCTAGCGTGACGCTTCCTGTGTGTAATCTCCCTGCGTTCACTTACAGGACAGTGAGCCTGAGATCTCTCAGGCTGAGAAAGAGAAGCTGTCAATCCAGGAGGTGAGACGAAGCCTGCCAGTTTTCCCATACAGAGAGGACCTCCTTTCTGCCATAAGAGACCACCAGATCCTGGTCATCGAGGGCGAGACTGGTTCCGGCAAGACCACCCAGATCCCTCAGTATCTCAAAGAGGACGTAAGAACCTAGGGACACACTCAGTGTTGCAGAAGATTCATCCACGATCATCTAGCACGTTTGTTGGAGCATGTCGCCGTGTGTGTCCGTCTCTCAGGGTTTCACCAGAGGAGGGATGAAGATCGGCTGCACGCAGCCTCGCCGAGTAGCCGCCATGTCGGTGGCAGCCCGAGTGGCTCAAGAAATGGGAGTTAAACTGGGCAACGAGGTGAGAGTCGTTTGCCAAGACGGACCGCACCGCTGCGCATCGCACACATGGCCGGGTCGAAGCACCCGGCGTTAAGGTCGGTGAAGTAATGGACGCTTTGTGTGCGGTTTGTCCTCAGGTGGGCTACAGCATCCGTTTTGAGGACTGTACGTCTGAACGCACCTTGCTGAAATACATGACTGATGGCATGCTCCTCAGAGAGTTCCTCACCGAACCTGACCTGGCCAGCTACAGGTACCAGTTTGCAACGAGTTACTTCCACTGTAGTAGGAGAGTGAAATGACTGCTTTGATATTAATGCTTATTAAGCCGTTGTTCACTAGTCTGCTGTGGTGAGAGATCTCTGTTCTCGTGAAGCGAGGTCATTGATTGCTTGTCTCGTCTGCGTTTTCTGGTGTAACTCCGCCTACATTGTCGGCTCCCCCAGTGTCATCATCATCGACGAGGCCCACGAGAGAACGCTGCACACGGACATCCTGTTCGGCCTGATCAAAGACATCGCCCGCTTCCGGCCCGACCTCAAGGTGCTGGTGGCCAGCGCCACCCTGGACACGGAACGCTTCTCCTGCTTCTTCGACGACGCGCCCGTGTTCCGTATCCCAGGACGACGTTTTCCCGTCGACATCTACTACACCAAGGCACGCGCTAGAATTGCCGTTCCCGCTAACGCCAAACCACCTCTGCAAATATCGCGTTAGGCCAAAACGAATATTCGCACGTTTTTTCGTTGCGTAGGCTCCGGAGGCAGATTATCTGGAGGCGTGTGTAGTGTCCGTCCTGCAGATCCACGTCACGCAGCCTCCTGGGGACGTCCTCGTCTTCCTCACGGGACAGGTGAGTCCGCCCGACGCAAGTGGGCTTGCCGTGCGCGCGGTGACGGGACGGTTGGGCCGCGGGCTTCGCGCCACTCGCGTTTCCCGACCCCAAACCCCTTTGGTGTGGTGCTGCAGGAGGAGATCGAGGCGTGCTGTGAGCTCCTGCAGGAGAGGTGTAGAAGACTTGGCTCCAAGATCGCCGAGCTCGTCGTCCTCCCCATCTATGCCAACCTGCCCTCGGACATGCAGGCCAAGATTTTTAACCCCACGCCGCCCGGAGCACGCAAGGTACATGCACAAACGGTTAATCTGCAGTTTGTAGCGTTGTCCACCAGGGGGCTCGTAAGTCCTGTTTACTGCTCACAAATACCTTAGGTGCTCTGTCCTAGAACTAAAAATGTTAATTGATGTTGGCAACAAATTTTAAAGTTACATTGACATATTGCATTGCATGCATACACATTGCATGCCTATAAACATCCATTTGATTACATGTACTGCAACTGCTAGATGACTGACATCTCCAAGTCAACCTGGAAATAACGAAAATAATAATTCTAGATTGTTTTGTGTGTCCCAGGTTGTCGTAGCAACAAACATCGCGGAAACCTCGCTCACCATCGATGGCATCATCTACGTGATCGACCCGGGCTTCTGTAAGCAGAAGAGCTACAATGCCCGGACGGGCATGGAGTCCCTCATCGTGACACCGTGCTCACGGGTAAAAGACCCACACTGACATTTAGCTTTGCACTTGCACTTTTCTGCTTTAAAATACAGTTCCGCTGCAAACAGCGTAGGGAATTTACGTCTTTGGGAGAAGAGAACAGTTGCCCAGCTTGTGGCTGTTTGCTAGCAAAACAAATCGCTTGATATTATTACTTTTAATCACGTCGCTTGTTTCATGTTGAATCACGGTGGATTCTCGTAACTTATCCAACAGGCCTCGGCCAATCAGCGGGCAGGGAGGGCGGGCCGTGTGGC
This sequence is a window from Brachyhypopomus gauderio isolate BG-103 chromosome 16, BGAUD_0.2, whole genome shotgun sequence. Protein-coding genes within it:
- the dhx16 gene encoding pre-mRNA-splicing factor ATP-dependent RNA helicase DHX16, translated to MANLEQWVSDQLHDILGLSDRYVSQFMIGLAKKSSGPQDFVSRLQQTGTIDIDQRVSAFAQELYNKVPKKQPIVKPARAIELQAIEMDRKNKTYTLLEDSDGDEETPREKEKEKKSKEKDRGKKRKHLRQKRDESSSSSEDDRKNSTKAASQEPKKAEKVEEEEEEWEKEERERLQDLEERDAFAERVKKRDKENTRHILERNDKKAYEEAQKRLKMAEDDQKKMLPELRKQSRWAYLAKREEEKLEDLEAEIVDEEYLFSNEKLTDRERKDLEYKKQIRDLAKDYKKAGVKEKEERKNRYYMPEEVRSKTIPQKDMELEFDELPREGGGEQGRWEEARVATATLQFGAREERERRLKEEKDKYQLVLEDEEMISFVTTAITMKGTLAEKDSEPEISQAEKEKLSIQEVRRSLPVFPYREDLLSAIRDHQILVIEGETGSGKTTQIPQYLKEDGFTRGGMKIGCTQPRRVAAMSVAARVAQEMGVKLGNEVGYSIRFEDCTSERTLLKYMTDGMLLREFLTEPDLASYSVIIIDEAHERTLHTDILFGLIKDIARFRPDLKVLVASATLDTERFSCFFDDAPVFRIPGRRFPVDIYYTKAPEADYLEACVVSVLQIHVTQPPGDVLVFLTGQEEIEACCELLQERCRRLGSKIAELVVLPIYANLPSDMQAKIFNPTPPGARKVVVATNIAETSLTIDGIIYVIDPGFCKQKSYNARTGMESLIVTPCSRASANQRAGRAGRVAAGKCFRLYTAWAFKHEMEETTVPEIQRTNLGNVVLLLKSLGINDLIHFDFMDPPPHETLVLALEQLYALGALNHLGELTKMGRRMAELPVDPMLSKMILASEQYKCSEEVLTIAAMLSVNNSIFYRPKDKVVHADNARMNFVVPGGDHLVLLNVYTQWVESGYSTQWCYENFIQYRSMKRARDVREQLEGLMDRIEVELCSASEDTVPIRKAITAGYFYHTSRLSKGGYKTVKHQQTVYVHPNSSLFEEQPRWIIYHELVFTTKEFMRQVMEIDSSWLLEVAPHYYKSKELEDSSSKKMPRKQGKAREELG